CACTTTACAAGGTGCTTATACCTATATTACATCATACCGCCCCTATGGTGAGAGTGTGTTATATCTTTAACTAGGTGTGCGTAGAGTCTAATATATCAAGGGGTGTTAAAATTTCACTGTAACATCTTTAACTGGATTTTACTGTTTTTTACTGGATTCTGTTAGCAAAATGTTAGCAATTTGCTTTTAGAGCAATAAAGATTAAAATTTGAAAAGGATTTTCTCGAAGAAGCTTTTCACCTTGGAATTATGCATTTTTATGTTAAGATAAGACACCAAATCAATCGGTTTCTTATCTCAAAATTGAAATCTTTATTCTTGTTTCCATCAGCTACTATGCTTGTTTCTTCTCTTTCAATTGCTTAATCCACTGCATAAAATCAACTTTATCCACTCTTTTTGAATTACCAATTTCATAGTTAGGAATTCCGCCTTGCTCAATATGCACTTTTAATAACTCATAAACTGTTTTTCTAGATATTCCAAGAAATTCGGAAATCTGTTGTGCTGTCAAAGTATCAGGTAGTGATTCCCAAGTTGTGTGTGTTTGATTCCTTCATAAAAATTACATCCTGTTAGGTCAAAAGAAACCCCCCACAGATGCGGAAAGAAAGGCAGACTGATGGATATTTATATTGTCAAGGAACTCTTGGGACACAAATCTGTTGGTTCCACAGCAGTTTATTTAAATTTATTTGACGAGCAGTACCAAAAAGCGATAGATAATTGCTTTAAACTTTACGTCCTTAAGGCTCCAATTAATGTTTCCCATTAAATGAAAAGAATACTAGGTATGCAGTGATTTACGATAAGAGATTAGATTCTAAAACTAGCATATATTATATGATGCAAAATTCATTTCCTACGAGTGAAGAAGCCGATAGGTTTCTTGATGAACTAGGAAGTGATAAAAGTGAATTAAGTATCTCTATCATATGAGGTTTATTAAAAACGATATTACAAGAGGCATAAGGAATATCGAGGGGGATGACTATCAATCTCGTTATATGCCAACGGATATAGAAATAAAAAAGTTCTTTACCGCCATCGCACAATATTCCAACACGCCACAACTAGATAAACTCACATTCGC
This is a stretch of genomic DNA from Bacillus solimangrovi. It encodes these proteins:
- a CDS encoding helix-turn-helix domain-containing protein, with amino-acid sequence MTAQQISEFLGISRKTVYELLKVHIEQGGIPNYEIGNSKRVDKVDFMQWIKQLKEKKQA